One Thermococcus kodakarensis KOD1 genomic window carries:
- the arcS gene encoding archaeosine synthase subunit alpha — translation MEVIKHEGPGRLGVVRLGDYSFRTPALVGIDFTLSPFNSFFHPKEPGEYDFNLAPSIPLGFYTPDEVIQKAIGRLWSVNYDGFNAFYLPALRRTEYLEEFFKIIDRHNFDAVYLGNSKILIKEYRYFVRILRELRERFPNVMIIADLEPFFYPLAVYLGIDAFDTRSLKLYDFEGKGFTQFSPFLWSNEPNSLDFAREVILLVRKALEEGKLRYLVENFFPTQYNAGILRIADLEHPDYLEKYTPIQKETVYFISDASIRRPEVKRWHERVLERFTPPKNVELLLLFPCSAKKPYSFSRSHTLYRRAVKEALGSGTSKVHELILTSPFGVVPREWEWLAKYDIVVTGHWSEEEIKPAAELLAKTLEKYPEDIPIVAHLDEAYVEIAKLASELSGREIIFTDVKNGTTSHESLRSLTETLREFQIEGTKEDRTYRYFENIRKVFDFYFGVGAGEAILPENGQVKGSKMLRIFVEGQQTGTFTDGVISVTPYGMQRIYDALKSYWVKIDFELRGDVFAVGVEEADPRIRPDDIVGIVRDEKVVGVGKAVLSGEEMVRAKKGVAVKVRKRV, via the coding sequence ATGGAAGTCATCAAACACGAAGGACCCGGAAGGCTTGGGGTAGTCAGGCTAGGGGATTATTCCTTCAGAACTCCCGCGTTAGTCGGGATAGACTTTACCCTGTCTCCCTTCAACTCCTTCTTCCATCCCAAAGAGCCGGGCGAGTACGACTTCAACCTCGCTCCCTCGATACCTCTCGGGTTCTACACTCCCGATGAGGTAATCCAGAAGGCCATCGGGAGGCTGTGGAGTGTAAACTACGATGGCTTCAACGCCTTCTACCTTCCTGCCCTGAGAAGAACGGAGTACCTTGAGGAGTTCTTCAAGATTATAGATAGACACAATTTCGATGCCGTCTACCTCGGCAACTCGAAAATTCTAATCAAGGAGTACCGCTACTTCGTGAGGATTTTAAGGGAACTCCGCGAGAGGTTCCCGAACGTCATGATTATAGCCGACCTTGAGCCGTTCTTCTACCCGCTGGCGGTTTATCTTGGCATTGATGCCTTCGATACCCGCTCTCTCAAGCTCTACGACTTCGAGGGTAAGGGATTCACCCAGTTCTCTCCATTCCTTTGGAGCAACGAGCCCAACTCCCTCGACTTCGCCCGCGAAGTCATACTGCTCGTGAGGAAGGCCCTTGAAGAGGGCAAGCTGAGGTATCTAGTAGAAAACTTCTTTCCGACCCAGTACAACGCTGGAATTCTGAGAATAGCGGACCTTGAGCACCCAGATTATCTTGAGAAATACACTCCAATCCAGAAGGAGACGGTATATTTCATCAGCGATGCATCCATCAGAAGGCCCGAGGTCAAAAGGTGGCACGAGCGCGTGCTTGAGCGCTTCACACCGCCCAAGAACGTTGAACTCCTCCTGCTCTTCCCTTGCTCCGCGAAAAAACCCTACTCCTTCTCAAGGAGCCACACCCTTTACAGAAGGGCCGTGAAAGAGGCACTCGGTTCGGGAACCTCCAAGGTTCACGAGCTGATACTGACTTCACCCTTCGGCGTCGTCCCGAGGGAGTGGGAGTGGCTGGCCAAGTATGACATAGTAGTCACCGGCCACTGGAGCGAGGAGGAGATAAAGCCCGCCGCTGAACTCCTGGCCAAGACGCTCGAGAAGTACCCGGAGGACATCCCGATAGTAGCTCACCTCGATGAGGCCTACGTTGAGATAGCGAAGCTCGCTTCCGAGCTCTCCGGAAGGGAGATAATCTTCACGGACGTCAAAAACGGGACGACGAGTCACGAAAGCCTCCGCTCACTCACCGAGACCCTGAGGGAGTTCCAGATTGAGGGGACAAAGGAGGACAGGACTTATCGCTACTTCGAGAACATCAGGAAGGTCTTCGACTTCTACTTCGGCGTCGGTGCTGGAGAGGCCATTCTTCCTGAGAACGGACAGGTTAAGGGCTCAAAGATGCTACGCATCTTCGTTGAGGGCCAGCAGACCGGAACTTTCACCGACGGCGTGATAAGCGTAACTCCCTACGGAATGCAGAGGATATACGATGCACTCAAGTCATACTGGGTGAAGATAGACTTCGAGCTGAGAGGAGACGTCTTCGCTGTCGGCGTTGAAGAAGCTGACCCGAGGATAAGGCCCGATGACATAGTCGGCATAGTCAGGGATGAAAAGGTAGTCGGCGTAGGGAAGGCAGTCCTCAGCGGCGAGGAGATGGTCAGGGCGAAGAAGGGAGTGGCCGTTAAGGTGAGGAAGAGGGTATGA
- a CDS encoding coiled-coil protein: protein MTTVKVDPEEIKRIKREIEALEKERNEIRAKLDELEKELQVWIQKRDEKNKEVQQLRQKGREYKAKRDEINQKIQELKKNREEINAKLDLLYQEILEYKTKRNEYNQLRRLKMSPERIQERIEKLEWELQTNPNITPEREKQIVDQIQVLATELEIIQQAERFHKKLVETRKKVDQLKKARKAISLEIQKLANQSQQFHEQMIQAFNKADEVKKEADEYHQKVVELREKVREARKQLREIERKIREYDEKHKELIAYRLVAKMRAKKDANFEKAVEALEKFKRGEKLTLDELLLLQRYNLV from the coding sequence ATGACAACGGTTAAAGTAGACCCAGAGGAAATTAAGAGGATCAAGAGGGAGATTGAGGCCCTGGAAAAGGAGAGAAACGAGATCAGGGCCAAACTGGATGAGCTCGAAAAGGAGCTCCAGGTCTGGATTCAAAAGAGGGATGAAAAGAACAAGGAAGTACAGCAGCTCCGCCAGAAGGGGCGCGAGTACAAGGCGAAGAGGGATGAAATAAACCAGAAGATACAGGAGCTTAAGAAGAACCGCGAGGAGATCAACGCCAAGCTTGACCTCCTCTACCAGGAAATACTCGAGTACAAGACCAAGAGAAACGAGTACAACCAGCTCAGGAGGCTCAAGATGTCCCCCGAGAGGATACAGGAGAGGATCGAGAAGCTTGAGTGGGAGCTCCAGACCAACCCGAACATAACTCCAGAGAGGGAGAAGCAGATCGTTGACCAAATACAGGTTCTCGCGACCGAGCTTGAGATCATCCAGCAGGCTGAGAGGTTCCACAAGAAGCTCGTTGAGACGAGGAAAAAGGTAGACCAGCTCAAGAAGGCCAGGAAAGCCATCAGCCTTGAGATACAGAAGCTCGCCAACCAGAGCCAGCAGTTCCACGAGCAGATGATTCAGGCCTTCAACAAGGCTGACGAGGTCAAGAAAGAGGCCGACGAGTACCACCAGAAGGTCGTCGAGCTCCGCGAGAAGGTCAGGGAAGCCAGGAAGCAGCTCAGGGAGATCGAGAGGAAGATCAGGGAGTACGACGAGAAGCACAAGGAGCTCATCGCCTACCGTCTTGTCGCCAAGATGCGCGCCAAGAAGGACGCCAACTTCGAGAAGGCAGTTGAAGCCCTCGAGAAGTTCAAGCGCGGCGAGAAGCTCACCCTCGACGAGCTCCTGCTCCTGCAGAGGTACAACCTCGTCTGA
- the arcC gene encoding carbamate kinase produces the protein MKRVVIALGGNAILQRGQKGTYEEQMENVRRTAKQIADIILDGDYEVVITHGNGPQVGALLLHMDAGQQVYGIPAQPMDVAGAMTQGQIGYMIGQALINELRKRGVEKPVATIVTQTIVDKNDPAFQNPSKPVGPFYDEETAKKLAKEKGWTVIEDAGRGWRRVVPSPDPKGHVEAPVIVDLVEKGFIVIASGGGGVPVIEENGELKGVEAVIDKDLAGEKLAEEVKADIFMILTDVNGAAINYGKPDEKWLGKVTVDELKRYYKEGHFKKGSMGPKVLAAIRFVEWGGERAVIASLDRAVEALEGKTGTQVVRE, from the coding sequence ATGAAGAGAGTTGTCATAGCCTTGGGCGGGAACGCCATACTCCAGCGAGGCCAGAAGGGGACTTACGAGGAGCAGATGGAGAACGTGAGGAGGACTGCCAAGCAGATCGCTGACATAATCCTTGACGGCGATTATGAAGTCGTTATCACCCACGGAAACGGTCCACAGGTTGGTGCGCTCCTTCTCCACATGGACGCTGGCCAGCAGGTCTACGGCATCCCAGCCCAGCCTATGGACGTCGCTGGAGCGATGACCCAGGGGCAGATAGGCTACATGATCGGCCAGGCGCTCATAAACGAGCTTAGGAAGAGAGGGGTCGAGAAGCCCGTCGCAACGATAGTAACCCAGACCATCGTTGACAAGAACGACCCAGCCTTCCAGAACCCGAGCAAGCCGGTCGGCCCGTTCTACGACGAGGAGACTGCCAAGAAGCTAGCAAAGGAAAAGGGCTGGACGGTTATAGAAGACGCCGGGAGGGGCTGGAGGAGGGTAGTTCCGAGTCCCGACCCGAAGGGGCACGTAGAGGCTCCGGTCATAGTTGACCTCGTCGAGAAGGGCTTCATCGTCATAGCGAGCGGCGGCGGTGGCGTCCCAGTGATTGAGGAGAATGGAGAGCTTAAGGGCGTTGAGGCGGTTATAGACAAAGATTTAGCCGGTGAAAAGCTGGCTGAAGAGGTTAAAGCGGATATCTTCATGATACTCACGGACGTGAACGGCGCGGCAATAAACTACGGAAAGCCCGATGAGAAGTGGCTCGGGAAGGTAACCGTGGACGAGCTGAAGCGCTATTACAAAGAGGGCCACTTCAAGAAGGGAAGCATGGGGCCGAAGGTTCTTGCCGCGATAAGGTTCGTTGAGTGGGGAGGCGAGAGGGCAGTAATAGCTTCCCTTGACAGGGCCGTCGAGGCGCTTGAGGGGAAGACGGGGACGCAGGTTGTACGGGAGTGA
- a CDS encoding phytoene desaturase family protein, which produces MRAVVIGSGIGGLLTAGFLARKGYDVTVLEKAPYIGGRFTNLNYKGFGLSTGAFHMLPHGEDGPLAHLLKLLGANVTIVNSNPKGMIFYEGKTFHYREGWKYLGWKEKARAMKLMADIKRNKLPTGEEAEMSGRGWIKEKIGDNEFTDLFIKSFLGWADSVLDVPAGELAREIKAALKWGGPGLVRGGCKALTDELARIVVENGGKILTGKKAVEVDAEAKKVVTADNEEFPYDVLISNIGIKETVELLGRENFDREYLRHVESLKPSEGIKYNVALKGESRIGNTVVFTLDTERINGYNEPTALSPELAPEGYTLIMLHHALQSRNVKEEQKKGIDDIYRIFPNLDEEGEILLIQTYLDGNPVNRVASGQAVEDFPIQDIYIVGDAYKLPGGIEVEGIALGVMKTLERLGLGSFSEWYL; this is translated from the coding sequence ATGAGGGCAGTGGTTATTGGCTCTGGAATCGGCGGGCTTTTGACAGCTGGATTTCTAGCCAGGAAAGGCTACGATGTCACGGTTCTTGAAAAAGCTCCTTATATCGGCGGCCGCTTCACAAATCTGAATTACAAGGGCTTCGGCCTCTCAACGGGAGCCTTTCACATGCTCCCTCACGGCGAAGACGGCCCACTGGCACACCTCCTAAAACTCCTCGGTGCGAACGTCACCATAGTGAACTCCAACCCAAAGGGCATGATCTTCTACGAGGGCAAGACCTTCCACTACCGCGAGGGCTGGAAGTACCTCGGCTGGAAGGAGAAAGCCAGGGCGATGAAACTGATGGCGGACATAAAGAGAAACAAGCTCCCGACCGGAGAAGAGGCCGAGATGAGCGGGCGCGGGTGGATTAAGGAAAAGATAGGCGACAACGAGTTCACCGACCTCTTCATCAAGAGCTTCCTCGGCTGGGCCGACAGCGTGCTGGATGTACCTGCTGGAGAGCTGGCCAGGGAGATTAAAGCGGCCCTAAAGTGGGGCGGCCCTGGACTCGTCAGAGGCGGCTGTAAGGCCTTAACCGACGAGCTTGCGAGAATTGTGGTGGAAAACGGCGGAAAAATATTGACGGGGAAGAAGGCCGTTGAAGTCGATGCCGAGGCAAAGAAGGTGGTGACGGCCGACAACGAGGAGTTTCCTTACGATGTCCTTATCTCGAACATCGGCATCAAGGAGACCGTTGAGCTCCTCGGAAGGGAGAATTTCGATAGGGAATACCTCAGGCACGTTGAGTCTCTGAAGCCGAGCGAGGGGATAAAGTACAACGTCGCCCTGAAAGGAGAATCAAGGATCGGGAACACCGTCGTTTTCACTCTCGATACTGAGAGAATAAACGGCTATAATGAGCCAACAGCTCTAAGCCCGGAGCTCGCTCCAGAGGGATACACCCTCATAATGCTCCACCATGCCCTTCAGAGCAGGAACGTTAAGGAGGAGCAGAAGAAGGGCATAGACGACATTTACAGAATCTTCCCTAACCTCGATGAAGAGGGCGAGATCCTGCTCATCCAGACCTACCTCGACGGAAATCCTGTCAACAGGGTCGCCAGCGGGCAGGCCGTTGAGGACTTCCCGATTCAGGATATCTACATCGTCGGCGATGCCTACAAGCTACCCGGCGGGATAGAGGTCGAGGGTATAGCCCTCGGTGTCATGAAGACCCTTGAAAGGCTCGGACTTGGAAGCTTTTCCGAATGGTACCTCTGA
- a CDS encoding radical SAM protein has translation MKNVKLSRYTLAVPYQGRIILFNTLSRSLVAISEDAWNRLKNSISNANADIDNGTLNDSLIKELTTLGFLIPSQLDEKELMRTHVNVLKYTPTHMGMFVNLTSRCNLSCPYCYQDLRKALDSNQDLTTDSWNRIMRLINKRINILRNVNVVFFGGEPMLNYNTLKVAVRDLDSLKEIGIKTSMSIITNGTLFSKQRAQELAPYISSVQITLDGMKETHDKMRPYSDGSGTFDIILKNIIDNIDQYRKRIILRSNINDDNIASVKSLLHYLKEEYGLHKLLKGVGFEYIFPTQTSIHVGESYKLTQHISKLLIEIYSYAVDLGYSIGNPLILGPCMANHAFSFAVDEQLNVYKCPGFLYSNPDGYIDEEGNLVITSSRWYSLINFEPPCALNCKFGPVCYGGCRWMASSSKSKISCNIEHLQNYSEFLALYVKSRYKKLLEGEG, from the coding sequence ATGAAAAATGTTAAACTCTCGAGATATACTCTCGCTGTTCCATATCAGGGACGTATAATACTATTTAATACCCTTTCACGCTCATTAGTTGCTATTTCAGAAGATGCTTGGAACAGGCTTAAAAATAGTATCAGCAATGCCAACGCTGATATTGACAATGGAACTCTTAATGATAGCCTAATTAAAGAACTAACCACTTTGGGATTTTTGATACCTTCCCAATTAGATGAAAAGGAGCTAATGAGGACTCATGTGAATGTTCTAAAATATACTCCAACACACATGGGAATGTTTGTGAACTTAACTTCAAGATGTAATCTCTCCTGTCCTTATTGTTACCAAGACTTAAGAAAAGCTTTAGACAGTAATCAGGATTTAACAACTGATAGCTGGAATAGAATAATGAGACTAATAAACAAGAGGATAAACATTCTGAGAAATGTCAATGTTGTGTTCTTCGGAGGAGAACCAATGTTGAATTATAATACTCTAAAAGTGGCAGTAAGAGATTTAGATTCTTTAAAAGAAATCGGCATTAAAACCTCTATGTCCATAATAACTAATGGGACGTTATTTTCCAAACAAAGAGCCCAGGAGCTGGCACCCTACATTAGCTCGGTTCAAATTACTTTGGATGGAATGAAAGAGACGCATGATAAAATGAGGCCATACTCTGATGGAAGTGGAACCTTTGATATCATTCTAAAAAATATTATCGATAATATTGACCAATATCGGAAAAGAATTATATTAAGATCAAATATAAATGATGATAATATCGCCAGTGTCAAGTCCTTATTACACTATTTGAAAGAAGAATACGGGCTTCACAAGTTACTAAAAGGAGTTGGTTTTGAATACATATTCCCAACTCAAACGTCGATACATGTAGGTGAGAGCTATAAATTAACCCAACATATTTCAAAACTACTAATTGAGATTTATTCCTACGCTGTGGATTTGGGGTATTCCATAGGAAACCCCCTAATACTTGGCCCATGTATGGCAAACCATGCCTTTAGTTTTGCAGTGGATGAACAACTAAATGTTTATAAATGCCCAGGCTTTCTATATTCAAATCCGGATGGATACATTGACGAAGAAGGCAATCTTGTCATCACAAGTTCTAGATGGTATTCTTTAATAAACTTCGAGCCACCATGTGCTCTCAATTGTAAATTTGGCCCAGTATGCTACGGAGGATGCAGATGGATGGCCAGTTCATCAAAGTCCAAAATTTCCTGTAATATAGAGCACCTACAGAATTACAGCGAATTTTTAGCACTTTATGTTAAGTCAAGATATAAAAAACTTCTGGAGGGCGAAGGATGA